One window of Bdellovibrionales bacterium genomic DNA carries:
- a CDS encoding response regulator transcription factor has translation MRKILLLEDDVSLGETLKERLSKEYNVFWAQNVRTAKEILGKESGLDLVILDLGLPDGTGFDVAEYIRTQDQHPLFIFLTAQADAEARLKGFELGAEEFIPKPFHLKELLIRVKHVLESHAPQAEISIEGTVINFTTMSVKKADGPIEYPPLTDLKILQLLIERAPRVVSRDEIINEVWGQDKNPSHRTIDNTIVRLRQLFGDKGEEFIRSVRGVGYQWFKEN, from the coding sequence ATGAGAAAGATTCTTCTCTTAGAAGATGATGTCTCCTTGGGCGAGACACTGAAAGAGCGTCTCTCGAAAGAGTATAATGTGTTCTGGGCGCAGAATGTGCGCACAGCAAAGGAGATCCTCGGTAAAGAATCCGGTCTTGATCTTGTGATCTTGGATTTAGGTTTACCTGATGGAACTGGCTTTGATGTTGCGGAATATATCCGCACGCAGGATCAACATCCGCTCTTTATTTTTCTGACGGCTCAAGCAGATGCTGAAGCGCGGCTCAAAGGTTTTGAACTCGGCGCTGAAGAATTTATTCCAAAGCCGTTTCACCTGAAAGAGCTGCTTATTCGCGTAAAGCACGTTTTAGAATCGCATGCGCCTCAAGCGGAAATTTCAATTGAGGGCACCGTGATTAATTTCACGACGATGTCGGTGAAGAAGGCCGATGGGCCGATCGAGTATCCGCCTTTGACGGATCTCAAGATTTTACAGTTATTAATTGAACGCGCGCCTCGCGTGGTCAGCCGTGATGAGATTATCAACGAAGTGTGGGGGCAGGATAAAAATCCGAGCCATCGCACGATTGATAATACCATCGTTCGCCTTCGCCAGTTGTTTGGCGATAAAGGTGAGGAATTCATTCGCTCCGTTCGCGGTGTCGGATACCAATGGTTTAAAGAGAACTAA
- a CDS encoding uroporphyrinogen decarboxylase, which produces MSNILFQNALQRKPQNTPPIWFMRQAGRYHKHYQNLRKDHSFDDLCKKPELAAQVALGPVEDFDFDVSILFSDILYPLQALGMGLEYTDHGPRLGFQLTPDNIQSLKRGEDVVSFMNFQKEALQQTRAVLPKNKSLIGFIGGPWTLFVYAVEGSHAGSLTQSKKLISLFPEFLKKMLPLLKENIRLQLAGGAEVVMIFDTAAGELSPLDFKKWIQPVLKELNALAPGKIGYYSKSTQAAYFDQEFLSLPWAGMGFDHRWNLTKCFGLAKQGFVQGNFDQSLLFLDKPQFQEELGIYLENMKSLSVEERAGWVSGLGHGVLPKTPEDNVRLFVETVRKVFA; this is translated from the coding sequence ATGTCGAATATTCTTTTTCAAAATGCCCTTCAACGTAAACCGCAAAACACGCCGCCGATTTGGTTCATGCGCCAAGCGGGCCGCTATCATAAGCACTACCAAAACCTCCGTAAGGATCATAGCTTCGACGATCTTTGCAAAAAGCCAGAGTTGGCTGCGCAGGTCGCTTTAGGTCCGGTTGAAGATTTCGATTTCGACGTGTCGATTCTCTTTAGTGATATCCTTTATCCATTGCAAGCTCTCGGTATGGGCTTGGAATACACTGATCATGGCCCTCGCTTGGGCTTCCAGCTGACTCCTGACAATATTCAAAGCTTAAAGCGCGGCGAAGACGTTGTCTCTTTCATGAACTTCCAGAAGGAAGCTCTTCAGCAGACACGTGCTGTATTGCCAAAGAATAAGTCTTTGATCGGCTTTATTGGCGGCCCGTGGACTTTGTTCGTCTATGCGGTTGAGGGTTCTCACGCCGGTAGTTTGACACAATCTAAGAAGTTGATCTCGCTCTTCCCTGAATTTTTAAAGAAGATGTTACCATTATTGAAAGAAAACATCCGCTTGCAGTTAGCTGGCGGTGCTGAAGTCGTGATGATCTTCGATACAGCGGCAGGCGAGTTGTCTCCGCTAGATTTCAAGAAGTGGATTCAACCTGTTTTGAAAGAACTCAACGCCTTGGCGCCGGGTAAAATCGGTTACTACTCGAAGAGCACACAAGCTGCGTACTTCGACCAAGAGTTTTTGAGCTTGCCGTGGGCGGGGATGGGTTTTGATCACCGCTGGAACCTGACGAAGTGCTTTGGTTTGGCGAAACAGGGTTTCGTTCAGGGCAATTTCGATCAGAGTTTGTTATTTTTAGACAAACCCCAGTTCCAAGAGGAATTGGGAATTTATTTAGAAAATATGAAGTCACTGTCTGTTGAGGAAAGAGCAGGATGGGTGAGTGGCCTTGGCCACGGCGTCTTGCCGAAAACTCCAGAAGACAATGTTCGCCTCTTTGTCGAGACAGTACGAAAGGTGTTTGCATGA
- the hemN gene encoding oxygen-independent coproporphyrinogen III oxidase has translation MSSSSDISKLIAKYDVQVPRYTSYPTVPYWEEAPRHDQWVDHLRHTLQDSNSRWSMYMHLPFCESLCTFCGCNTSITKDHKKESPYIDSLLKEWNAYKTQVPELMQSPLTHLHLGGGTPTFFSPESLKTLISAIWKDIKKDPHHFEASIEVDPRRTTVEHLKVLKELGFDRVSMGVQDFNPEVQRLVNRIQPYEITAKLTEEARAMGFRSVNYDLIYGLAKQTAESFAETAKLTVALRPDRIALYSFALVPWIKPAQRLFKDEDLPAGAEKRRLYEIAREILMNAGYVEIGMDHFALPSEALSMAAQSKKLHRNFMGYTDQKSEVLLGLGVSAISETPWSFHQNEKLLNIYQERVEKGEIPTHRGHVHTEEDRERRQQILSLMTQLQVDLNSPSQAAAAKSFLGEMMKDGLVEVTEKEIRVTEKGRPFLRNACVFFDERLRNKQPQTQVFSKSI, from the coding sequence ATGAGTTCAAGCTCTGATATTTCAAAGCTCATCGCGAAATACGATGTGCAGGTACCTCGTTATACGAGTTATCCCACTGTGCCTTACTGGGAAGAAGCTCCTCGCCACGATCAGTGGGTGGATCATCTTCGCCACACATTGCAGGATTCTAACAGCCGCTGGTCGATGTACATGCATCTTCCGTTCTGTGAAAGCCTCTGTACTTTCTGTGGTTGTAACACCAGCATCACGAAAGATCATAAAAAGGAATCACCTTACATTGATTCCTTGTTGAAGGAATGGAACGCCTACAAAACACAAGTGCCGGAGTTGATGCAAAGTCCGCTGACGCATCTTCATTTGGGTGGCGGAACGCCGACGTTCTTCTCGCCAGAGAGCTTGAAGACTTTGATTTCTGCAATCTGGAAAGACATCAAGAAGGATCCTCACCATTTCGAGGCGTCCATCGAGGTCGATCCGCGTAGAACAACGGTTGAGCACTTGAAAGTTCTCAAAGAACTTGGCTTTGACCGCGTCAGCATGGGTGTTCAGGATTTCAATCCTGAAGTTCAGCGCCTGGTAAATCGTATTCAGCCTTACGAGATCACTGCCAAACTGACTGAAGAAGCCCGCGCCATGGGTTTCCGTTCAGTGAATTATGACCTCATTTACGGTTTGGCTAAGCAAACAGCAGAATCTTTCGCGGAGACTGCGAAACTGACTGTGGCTTTGCGCCCGGATCGTATTGCGCTATATAGCTTTGCTTTGGTTCCGTGGATTAAGCCGGCCCAGCGCCTGTTTAAAGATGAAGACCTTCCGGCGGGAGCTGAGAAGCGCCGTCTTTATGAGATCGCCCGCGAGATCCTGATGAATGCAGGCTACGTTGAAATTGGTATGGATCACTTTGCCTTGCCTTCGGAAGCTCTCAGTATGGCGGCGCAAAGTAAGAAGCTGCATAGAAACTTCATGGGCTACACGGATCAAAAGAGCGAAGTGCTTCTTGGTTTGGGTGTCAGTGCGATTTCTGAAACTCCGTGGAGCTTCCATCAAAATGAAAAGCTTTTGAATATTTACCAAGAGCGCGTTGAAAAGGGCGAAATCCCTACTCATCGTGGTCACGTTCACACGGAGGAAGATCGTGAGCGCCGTCAGCAGATCTTAAGCCTCATGACTCAGTTGCAAGTCGACTTGAACAGTCCTTCGCAGGCGGCTGCGGCTAAGAGCTTCTTAGGTGAGATGATGAAAGATGGCCTGGTTGAAGTGACTGAGAAAGAAATCCGCGTCACCGAGAAAGGGCGTCCTTTCTTGCGTAATGCTTGTGTCTTCTTTGATGAGCGTCTTCGTAACAAGCAACCACAGACTCAGGTCTTCTCGAAATCTATATGA
- a CDS encoding FAD-dependent oxidoreductase: MTKKVVVVGGGFSGLVTAYYLSRRGMDVELHEASSRLGGLLGSERLESGLVETAANGFILNDALVELLEDIGLEYIRPLKGARKRFIFRDGFKRWPLNIFETFGLISKALPRFFFRRPSFRPQTDETVWTWGLRCLNRAATRYLLSPALQGIYAGDVHRMSAELILGPMFGGQKQKYRGTVSFKKGMGEFVAAIEKKLVHQGVKIHLNSFYQIENFAVPHVVCVSAAATAKVLEKAAPAVGAMLSQIEVLPVLSATVFFEKPRFKIQGFGVLFPDDQQYRVLGILSPTHIFENRGPEYSETWIFGGAHSPEVLEKSNEQILELIQSERTRIFGLTDKVREYRMHPWPKALPHYTLEHKKLLSELQLPKNLYLNGNYMGVIGLSKILIRSKELAQKVINGIN; encoded by the coding sequence ATGACGAAAAAAGTAGTCGTTGTCGGTGGCGGTTTTTCAGGTCTTGTGACGGCTTACTACTTAAGCCGCCGCGGGATGGACGTGGAACTCCATGAAGCAAGCTCCCGTTTGGGGGGATTGCTTGGCAGCGAAAGACTTGAATCCGGCCTGGTTGAAACCGCAGCCAATGGATTTATTCTGAACGACGCTTTAGTGGAATTGCTGGAGGACATCGGCCTTGAATACATTCGCCCACTCAAAGGAGCGCGTAAAAGATTTATTTTTCGTGACGGGTTTAAACGCTGGCCTTTGAATATTTTTGAAACTTTCGGTTTGATCTCGAAAGCTCTGCCACGCTTTTTCTTCCGCCGCCCTTCGTTTAGACCGCAGACAGATGAAACTGTGTGGACCTGGGGGCTTCGTTGTCTCAATAGAGCGGCGACGAGATATCTTTTAAGTCCGGCTCTGCAAGGAATCTACGCGGGGGACGTTCACAGAATGAGCGCAGAACTTATTCTCGGTCCGATGTTTGGCGGTCAAAAGCAGAAATATCGTGGAACGGTGTCTTTCAAAAAAGGCATGGGTGAATTCGTCGCAGCGATCGAGAAGAAACTCGTTCATCAGGGCGTGAAGATCCATTTGAATTCATTTTATCAAATTGAAAACTTCGCAGTTCCCCATGTTGTTTGCGTGTCAGCAGCCGCGACGGCAAAAGTACTTGAAAAAGCCGCGCCTGCCGTGGGTGCAATGCTGTCGCAGATCGAAGTATTGCCGGTGCTCAGTGCGACGGTCTTTTTTGAAAAGCCGCGCTTTAAGATTCAAGGCTTCGGCGTTTTATTCCCGGATGATCAGCAGTATCGTGTGTTGGGGATTTTGTCTCCGACTCATATCTTTGAAAATCGTGGTCCTGAATACAGCGAAACTTGGATTTTCGGTGGCGCACATTCTCCGGAAGTTCTCGAGAAGTCAAATGAGCAGATCCTGGAGCTTATTCAAAGCGAACGCACGCGCATTTTTGGTCTGACGGATAAAGTGCGTGAATACCGCATGCATCCGTGGCCGAAGGCGTTGCCACACTATACTTTAGAACATAAAAAACTCCTCAGTGAACTACAGTTGCCAAAAAATCTATATTTGAATGGCAACTATATGGGCGTGATTGGTCTTAGCAAAATTCTTATTCGCAGCAAGGAACTTGCTCAGAAAGTTATCAATGGCATCAACTAA
- the hemH gene encoding ferrochelatase — MASTKGVLLINIGTPDSPETKDVAVYLREFLMDGEILPIPAFFRWILVHIGIVWRRAPVSAKKYQSIWTSQGSPLMVHSLAAKKNLQAELGDDYAVEIGMRYGNPSIESALLQFKNRGVKEVFILPLYPQYCRATTESSFKKVDEMMQKHGLTFHLHKLQSFWSNHQFIQAVADEAKKSLQGKKVDYYLMTYHGLPESQNSKMDPMDSYKLRCQDTSKLVAEALGLGPHQWSVSFQSRVGVETWIKPYTDEELKALPGRGIKNLAVLCPSFVADCLETVEEIGMEGKETFLHAGGENYYLVPCVNGRADYLKSLVRELESTEK, encoded by the coding sequence ATGGCATCAACTAAGGGCGTATTGCTCATCAATATTGGCACACCGGATTCTCCAGAAACGAAAGACGTTGCAGTTTATCTCCGAGAATTCCTCATGGACGGAGAAATCTTGCCGATTCCAGCATTCTTTCGCTGGATTCTTGTTCATATCGGAATTGTCTGGAGACGAGCGCCGGTTTCGGCAAAAAAATATCAATCGATCTGGACCTCGCAAGGTTCGCCGCTGATGGTTCACTCGCTTGCGGCAAAAAAGAATTTGCAGGCGGAACTCGGCGATGACTATGCGGTTGAAATCGGCATGCGCTATGGGAATCCGTCGATTGAAAGCGCACTGCTCCAGTTCAAAAACCGAGGCGTGAAAGAGGTTTTCATTTTGCCTCTGTATCCGCAATATTGCCGGGCCACGACGGAGTCTTCGTTCAAGAAGGTGGACGAGATGATGCAAAAGCATGGTCTCACTTTCCATTTGCATAAATTGCAGTCATTCTGGTCCAACCATCAATTCATTCAAGCTGTGGCGGATGAAGCTAAAAAGAGTCTGCAGGGAAAAAAGGTCGACTACTATTTGATGACCTATCACGGCCTGCCAGAAAGTCAGAATAGCAAAATGGATCCAATGGATTCGTATAAGCTCCGCTGCCAGGACACTTCAAAGCTGGTGGCCGAAGCCCTGGGGCTTGGTCCACATCAGTGGAGCGTATCCTTTCAGTCCCGCGTAGGAGTTGAGACTTGGATCAAGCCCTACACTGACGAAGAACTCAAAGCTCTGCCGGGCCGAGGCATCAAGAACCTCGCAGTTTTGTGCCCAAGCTTTGTTGCTGATTGCTTGGAGACCGTTGAAGAAATCGGCATGGAAGGCAAAGAGACCTTCTTGCACGCGGGCGGAGAGAACTACTATCTTGTGCCGTGTGTGAATGGCCGTGCCGATTATCTAAAGAGCCTCGTTCGAGAGCTGGAAAGTACTGAAAAGTAG
- a CDS encoding ankyrin repeat domain-containing protein, producing the protein MRSYDEYIQQNPQDVQLFEYARTGNLLAVRKELAENHSLDINLKDHKGYSALMYAAYNGHKDLVITLIAQGADIESPDKGGSTILMGVAFKGHTEIAEILIEAGADIHATNFTGMTALQFAQMFGRNEIIALLSQHEPGYFTRKYDQLRTWGYYLSQKLQFNKET; encoded by the coding sequence ATGAGAAGCTACGACGAATACATTCAGCAGAATCCTCAAGATGTGCAGTTGTTTGAGTATGCTCGTACTGGCAACCTTCTAGCGGTTCGCAAAGAACTGGCCGAGAATCATTCTCTCGATATTAATTTGAAGGACCACAAGGGCTATTCAGCATTAATGTATGCCGCCTACAACGGTCATAAGGACTTAGTGATTACACTGATCGCCCAAGGTGCAGATATCGAGAGCCCTGACAAAGGTGGCAGCACGATCCTGATGGGTGTTGCCTTTAAAGGTCATACAGAAATAGCCGAAATCCTCATCGAAGCGGGAGCTGATATTCATGCGACGAATTTTACCGGCATGACGGCTCTGCAGTTCGCACAAATGTTTGGGCGTAATGAGATTATTGCGCTCTTAAGTCAGCACGAGCCAGGGTATTTCACCCGCAAGTACGATCAGCTTCGCACGTGGGGATATTACCTCAGCCAGAAATTGCAATTTAATAAGGAGACGTAG
- a CDS encoding catalase codes for MKKTLTTAGGQPVSQNQHSLTAGARGPVLLQDFHLIEKLAHFNRERVPERVVHAKGSGAYGTFTVTQDISKYSRAAVFSKVGKKTDVFLRFSTVAGEKGSADTERDPRGFAVKFYTDEGIWDVVGNNTPVFFERDPLKFPDFIHSQKRDPRTGYKNPFRMWDYWAKSPEGLHQMTTLFSDRGIPDGYRFMHGFGSHTFSFWNKQGDRFWIKFHFKSMQGIKNLTPERATELAGKDPDYAGRDLFEAIEKGQFPQWRLMIQVMPEKEAETYHINPFDLTKVWPHKDYPLQEVGIMELNRNPQNYFAEVEQAAFSPSNLPPGIGASPDKMLQARLFAYPDAQRYRIGANYQHLPVNRPKNDVNSYQRDGAMRFDGNGVADNYEPNGFGGPVQDESFAEPPLRISGDAARYDAHKGNDEYTQAGDLYRLMSKDERDRLTSVIAGTMQGLPENILRPNIENFAKCDPEYGAEIARKVGLKLK; via the coding sequence ATGAAGAAAACACTCACCACCGCCGGTGGCCAGCCGGTTTCGCAAAATCAACATTCCCTCACAGCGGGCGCTCGCGGACCGGTATTGCTGCAGGATTTTCATCTCATCGAAAAACTTGCGCACTTTAATCGTGAGCGCGTTCCAGAACGCGTCGTTCATGCGAAAGGCTCCGGTGCTTACGGCACATTCACGGTGACTCAGGATATTTCAAAATATTCTCGCGCCGCCGTTTTCTCGAAAGTCGGCAAAAAGACAGATGTCTTTCTTCGTTTCTCGACGGTGGCCGGTGAAAAAGGCTCTGCTGATACAGAACGCGACCCGCGTGGGTTCGCTGTGAAGTTTTACACAGACGAGGGCATTTGGGATGTCGTTGGCAATAACACGCCGGTTTTCTTTGAGCGTGATCCGCTCAAGTTCCCGGATTTTATTCACTCCCAAAAGCGGGATCCGCGAACGGGATATAAAAATCCATTCCGCATGTGGGATTACTGGGCGAAGTCACCGGAAGGTCTTCATCAGATGACGACACTGTTTAGTGATCGCGGAATTCCAGATGGCTATCGCTTTATGCACGGCTTCGGCAGCCACACGTTTAGCTTCTGGAATAAACAGGGTGATAGATTTTGGATCAAATTCCATTTCAAATCTATGCAAGGAATTAAGAACCTAACTCCAGAGCGTGCAACAGAGCTTGCCGGCAAAGATCCTGACTATGCAGGCCGCGATCTCTTTGAGGCGATTGAAAAAGGTCAGTTCCCTCAATGGCGTTTGATGATCCAAGTGATGCCAGAGAAAGAGGCTGAGACCTATCACATCAATCCATTTGATCTCACGAAGGTCTGGCCACATAAGGATTATCCGCTTCAAGAAGTCGGGATTATGGAGCTCAACCGCAATCCGCAAAACTATTTCGCGGAAGTCGAGCAAGCGGCGTTTTCTCCGTCGAATTTGCCACCGGGTATTGGTGCCTCTCCGGATAAGATGCTACAGGCGCGTTTGTTTGCTTACCCTGATGCGCAAAGATACCGTATCGGCGCGAATTACCAGCATTTGCCGGTGAATCGTCCGAAAAACGATGTGAACTCGTATCAGCGTGATGGAGCCATGCGCTTTGATGGCAACGGAGTCGCGGACAACTACGAGCCGAATGGTTTCGGCGGTCCGGTGCAGGATGAAAGCTTTGCGGAGCCACCGCTGAGAATCTCCGGCGATGCTGCTCGCTATGATGCGCACAAAGGCAACGACGAATACACACAGGCAGGTGATTTATATCGCCTGATGAGCAAAGACGAGCGTGATCGCTTAACTTCGGTGATCGCAGGCACAATGCAAGGCTTGCCGGAGAATATCCTGCGTCCGAATATTGAGAACTTTGCGAAGTGTGATCCCGAATACGGAGCTGAAATCGCGCGCAAAGTCGGCCTAAAATTAAAATAA
- a CDS encoding alkaline phosphatase family protein translates to MIRFVLFAAVCFGMINAQALTLEKYSKKPKLVVLLVIDQFRADYLTKYKNEFIPAVGKNDVGGFNYLMSKGAYYPFAEYDVVQCMTCPGHAMIATGTHPYFTGIPLNDWYDVAGKKKTYCAEDAEFGISPRRLKTTTFGDELKNISENSKVVSVALKDRSAVMMGGHRSDVSVWMDFDQFAWTTSKYYAKEAPAWAQQATESLRKAGTLKKDNKTENLKTLITPVGATVTREIAEAALKGENLGKNGRTDILAVSFSSHDMAGHQFGPNSPELKAMTLAEDKEISKLLNTIKKHVGSLNDVVIALTADHGVAPSVDYAQANKLDSGRIEYLALYKKIYERLDAKFGKPAKEWIVAGVSYNFYINPEALSDRKVSSEDVQAEIKDVMKTQPGVFEVATRSEIAKGILPTGVLADQVSRQYIPGTSGDILLIPKPFYISKGEAPVNHMTGYAYDRTVPLIVLGPNIKPGIYNVGKVIDLAPTLTFIMGAMPPASVTGRVLKEIFE, encoded by the coding sequence GTGATTAGATTTGTTCTATTTGCCGCTGTCTGCTTCGGCATGATCAATGCTCAAGCGCTGACTCTTGAAAAGTACTCGAAGAAACCAAAATTAGTTGTGTTATTGGTGATTGACCAATTCCGTGCGGACTATCTGACAAAATATAAAAATGAGTTTATTCCTGCCGTTGGTAAGAACGACGTCGGGGGTTTTAATTACTTGATGAGCAAAGGCGCCTATTATCCTTTTGCTGAGTACGACGTCGTTCAATGTATGACTTGTCCGGGCCACGCCATGATTGCAACGGGAACTCATCCTTATTTCACGGGCATTCCGTTGAATGATTGGTACGACGTTGCCGGTAAAAAGAAAACTTACTGTGCTGAAGATGCAGAGTTTGGAATTTCTCCGCGCCGTTTAAAGACAACCACATTCGGAGACGAGCTTAAAAATATTTCCGAGAATTCAAAAGTCGTTTCTGTCGCTTTGAAAGACCGATCTGCTGTCATGATGGGCGGACATCGTTCGGATGTGTCAGTATGGATGGACTTTGATCAGTTTGCATGGACGACAAGCAAGTACTACGCGAAAGAAGCGCCAGCATGGGCTCAGCAAGCAACAGAAAGTCTTCGTAAGGCTGGTACGCTGAAAAAAGATAATAAGACAGAAAACCTCAAAACACTGATCACTCCGGTGGGTGCAACGGTCACTCGTGAAATCGCAGAAGCTGCGCTCAAAGGTGAAAACCTTGGTAAGAATGGCCGTACAGATATTTTGGCTGTCAGCTTTTCATCGCACGATATGGCCGGGCACCAGTTCGGTCCAAATTCACCAGAGCTCAAGGCGATGACGTTGGCTGAAGATAAAGAGATCTCAAAGCTTCTGAACACAATCAAGAAGCACGTGGGCTCTTTGAATGACGTCGTGATTGCGCTGACTGCGGATCATGGTGTTGCGCCAAGCGTGGACTATGCTCAAGCAAATAAGCTTGATTCAGGCCGTATTGAGTACTTGGCATTGTATAAAAAAATCTACGAAAGACTCGACGCTAAGTTTGGTAAACCTGCAAAAGAGTGGATCGTTGCAGGCGTGAGCTACAATTTCTATATCAATCCGGAAGCTTTGAGTGACCGTAAAGTGAGCTCTGAAGATGTTCAGGCTGAAATCAAAGACGTGATGAAGACTCAGCCGGGAGTTTTCGAAGTTGCGACTCGCTCAGAAATCGCGAAAGGCATCTTGCCAACAGGCGTGCTGGCAGATCAGGTGTCTCGCCAATACATTCCAGGCACCAGCGGCGATATCCTTTTGATTCCGAAGCCATTCTATATCAGTAAGGGTGAGGCGCCTGTGAATCATATGACGGGTTATGCTTACGATAGAACGGTTCCGTTGATTGTTCTCGGCCCGAATATTAAGCCAGGTATTTACAACGTCGGCAAAGTCATCGACCTTGCACCGACATTAACATTCATTATGGGTGCGATGCCTCCGGCATCCGTGACGGGTCGAGTATTAAAAGAGATCTTTGAGTAA